The Streptomyces cyaneogriseus subsp. noncyanogenus region AGATCGAGGACCTGATCTGCGTCCTGCAGAAAATGGGCGCGATCATCGCGATGGACACCGACCGCACCATCCGCATCACCGGTGTGGACAAGCTCGGCGGTTACGCCCACCGGGCCCTGCCGGACCGCCTGGAGGCCGCCTCCTGGGCCTCCGCGGCCCTGGCGACCGAGGGGAACATCTACGTCCGCGGCGCCCAGCAGCGCTCGATGATGACGTTCCTGAACACCTACCGGAAGGTGGGCGGTGCCTTCGAGATCGACGACGAGGGCATCCGCTTCTGGCACCCCGGCGGGCAGCTGAAGTCCATCGCCCTGGAGACGGACGTGCACCCCGGCTTCCAGACCGACTGGCAGCAGCCGCTGGTGGTGGCGCTGACGCAGGCCACGGGGCTGTCCATCATCCACGAGACGGTCTACGAGTCCCGCCTCGGCTTCACCTCCGCGCTGAACCAGATGGGCGCCCACATCCAGCTCTACCGCGAGTGCCTCGGCGGCTCCCACTGCCGCTTCGGCCAGCGCAACTTCCTGCACTCCGCCGTCGTGTCGGGCCCGACCCGGCTGGAGGGCGCCGACCTGGTCATCCCCGACCTGCGCGGCGGCTTCTCCTACCTCATCGCCGCCCTCGCCGCCCAGGGCACGTCCCGGGTCCACGGCATCGACCTCATCAACCGCGGCTACGAGAACTTCATGGACAAGCTCATGGAGCTCGGCGCGAAGGTGGAACTGCCGGGCAAGGCGCTCGGCTGACGGACGGGCCCGCGGTCCTCGTACGGCGCCCGTGGGCCCGCGAGGACCGCGCCGGCCCGTACAAGCGCCGTACAGGCCGTACAGGCCGTACGAGGGCCGCGCAAAGCCGGTACAGGGCCGCGCAGGGCCCCTGGAAGACCGTACGAAGGCGGGGCGGCCACCCCTGGAGGTGGCCGCCCCGTCGGCGTCCGTGGCGTCCCTACGCCGTCCCGTGGCGTAC contains the following coding sequences:
- the murA gene encoding UDP-N-acetylglucosamine 1-carboxyvinyltransferase: MTVNGSDDVLLVHGGTPLEGEIRVRGAKNLVPKAMVAALLGSAPSRLRNVPDIRDVRVVRGLLQLHGVTVRPGEEPGELVLDPTRVESANVADIDAHAGSSRIPILFCGPLLHRLGHAFIPGLGGCDIGGRPIDFHFDVLRQFGAKIEKRADGQYLEAPQRLRGTKIRLPYPSVGATEQVLLTAVLAEGVTELSNAAVEPEIEDLICVLQKMGAIIAMDTDRTIRITGVDKLGGYAHRALPDRLEAASWASAALATEGNIYVRGAQQRSMMTFLNTYRKVGGAFEIDDEGIRFWHPGGQLKSIALETDVHPGFQTDWQQPLVVALTQATGLSIIHETVYESRLGFTSALNQMGAHIQLYRECLGGSHCRFGQRNFLHSAVVSGPTRLEGADLVIPDLRGGFSYLIAALAAQGTSRVHGIDLINRGYENFMDKLMELGAKVELPGKALG